The Glycine soja cultivar W05 unplaced genomic scaffold, ASM419377v2 tig00104511_1_pilon_84547_1256723, whole genome shotgun sequence genome contains a region encoding:
- the LOC114404579 gene encoding importin-5-like translates to MTLLPPEMLLYYDSFLPFLLEACNDEYPDVRHVHCPILAVIYGVGVCAEFGGSVFNPLVGEALSRLDVVIRHPNALHADNIIAYDNVVSALGKICQFHRDSINAAQVVPAWLSCLPIKGDLIEAKVVHDQLCSMVERSDRELIGPNNQYLSKIVAVFAEILCAGNDLATE, encoded by the exons ATGACACTGCTTCCTCCTGAAATGTTATT ATATTAtgattcttttcttccattcttACTCGAAGCTTGCAACGATGAATATCCCGATGTTCGACATGTTCATTGCCCCATCTtg GCTGTTATTTatggtgttggtgtttgtgctGAGTTTGGTGGATCTGTTTTCAACCCCCTTGTTGGAG AGGCACTTTCAAGGTTAGATGTTGTGATAAGGCATCCAAATGCACTACATGCTGATAACATAATAGCATATGACAATGTCGTCTCAGCTCTTGGAAAAATATGCCAATTCCATCGTGATAGCATAAATGCAGCACAG GTTGTTCCTGCCTGGCTAAGTTGCTTGCCTATAAAAGGTGATTTAATTGAAGCTAAGGTTGTGCATGACCAACTTTGTTCAATGGTTGAAAG ATCTGATAGAGAACTTATAGGTCCCAACAATCAATATCTTTCCAAAATTGTTGCAGTTTTTGCCGAG ATTTTATGTGCGGGAAATGATTTGGCAACCGAATAG